A section of the Gemmatimonadota bacterium genome encodes:
- a CDS encoding HPP family protein gives MANDWKERRRPVEVRAVLKRLGWCSVGAAAAIGLALAAVEPPSSPFLLASLGGSAVFVFGLTRAPAAQPRALLGGHLGGALIGISCSRVFGDALWVSVLAVALTLAFMLVTKTVHPPAGANPLIMVHAHAGFLALWNPVGLSVLILALVGAVWSRVGPRMVRYPVNWFEPSPPTMGWGWLE, from the coding sequence ATGGCGAATGACTGGAAGGAGAGGCGAAGGCCCGTGGAAGTTAGGGCAGTTCTGAAACGCCTGGGCTGGTGTTCGGTCGGGGCGGCGGCGGCGATTGGCCTCGCCCTGGCAGCGGTCGAGCCACCTTCATCGCCGTTTCTTCTTGCCTCGCTCGGAGGCTCCGCCGTGTTCGTCTTTGGCCTCACCCGTGCCCCTGCGGCCCAACCGCGGGCTCTGCTCGGCGGCCACCTGGGAGGCGCACTGATCGGGATCTCTTGTTCTCGGGTGTTCGGCGACGCGCTGTGGGTCTCCGTTCTTGCGGTGGCCCTGACGCTCGCGTTCATGCTCGTCACCAAGACCGTGCATCCACCAGCCGGGGCGAATCCACTCATCATGGTGCATGCACATGCCGGGTTTCTCGCTCTCTGGAACCCCGTCGGCCTGAGCGTACTCATTCTCGCCTTGGTTGGTGCCGTCTGGAGCCGTGTCGGCCCTCGCATGGTGCGATACCCGGTGAACTGGTTTGAGCCCTCGCCGCCCACGATGGGCTGGGGGTGGTTGGAGTGA
- a CDS encoding BrnT family toxin: MQFEWDAAKAARNLAKHGVSFDEASTVFGDPLAGTIGDPSHSGEEPRFITIGRSRSQRLITVAHAEREDRIRIISARRAARRERRHYESETQG, encoded by the coding sequence GTGCAGTTCGAGTGGGATGCGGCGAAAGCTGCTCGGAACTTGGCGAAACACGGCGTGTCCTTCGACGAGGCGTCGACCGTGTTCGGCGATCCTTTGGCGGGCACGATTGGCGATCCCAGCCATTCCGGCGAGGAGCCGCGCTTCATCACGATCGGGCGTTCGAGGAGTCAGCGCCTGATCACCGTCGCTCACGCGGAACGTGAGGATCGCATCCGAATCATCAGCGCCCGCCGGGCAGCCCGGCGCGAGAGAAGACACTATGAGTCAGAGACGCAAGGCTGA